In one window of Paraflavitalea soli DNA:
- a CDS encoding acyltransferase family protein, with protein MYIAEATFQRKHNNFDALRLLAALGVFISHGYGFTNPQKVEPLYALTGRYLLSTLGLFIFFSLSGFLICRSLNRSTVKDYLWNRILRICPAIAICSLFTILVTGCIFTNLPVREFLFHVETWHFLVQNSFPVRVVLTLPGVLDGKAVNASLWTIPLEIKMYLLLLLAYLLRLFSNRWLLACSWSMLIVVNLFFANQLLHLSGLKNLYPLLHFGAYFLGGAVFYLYRDKIPVRFSIWLLLLALWLLAWKFFPVYLDTAALFFFIYTIIGVGVSSIHIPFPRIDISYGFYLYAFPVQRSIYAAWGDQPGYWPFTLTTFLITTLLATASWFLIEKRALSLKKHRSVVLTEKLIGQPEDQAYQYKQ; from the coding sequence ATGTACATAGCCGAAGCAACTTTTCAAAGAAAGCATAATAATTTCGACGCGTTGCGCCTTTTGGCGGCTTTGGGGGTATTTATCAGCCATGGTTATGGATTCACTAATCCACAAAAGGTGGAGCCTCTTTACGCACTTACAGGCAGGTATCTACTGAGTACCCTAGGGTTATTTATATTTTTTTCGCTGAGTGGTTTTCTGATTTGCAGAAGTCTTAACAGGTCAACAGTAAAAGACTATTTGTGGAATCGTATTTTACGTATTTGCCCTGCCATAGCGATTTGCTCCTTATTTACCATACTGGTAACCGGATGTATATTTACTAATTTACCGGTCAGAGAGTTTCTCTTCCATGTGGAGACCTGGCATTTCCTGGTGCAAAACTCTTTCCCGGTAAGGGTGGTTCTTACCCTCCCAGGTGTACTTGATGGGAAGGCGGTAAATGCCTCATTATGGACCATTCCTCTGGAAATTAAAATGTACTTGCTTCTCTTATTGGCTTACCTGCTCAGACTATTTAGCAACAGGTGGCTGCTAGCCTGTAGCTGGAGCATGTTGATCGTGGTAAATCTTTTTTTTGCCAACCAGTTATTGCATCTTTCCGGATTGAAAAATCTCTATCCTTTGCTTCATTTTGGGGCTTATTTTTTGGGAGGTGCTGTTTTTTATCTCTACAGGGATAAGATACCTGTTCGCTTTTCCATATGGCTATTGTTATTGGCCCTATGGCTTCTTGCCTGGAAATTCTTTCCTGTTTACTTAGATACGGCTGCCTTATTCTTTTTTATATATACTATTATAGGCGTCGGCGTAAGCAGTATCCATATTCCTTTTCCACGGATAGATATTTCGTATGGATTTTATTTGTATGCCTTTCCTGTACAGCGAAGCATTTATGCTGCATGGGGAGATCAACCCGGCTATTGGCCATTTACGTTGACTACGTTCCTTATCACTACCTTATTGGCCACAGCTTCCTGGTTCCTGATAGAAAAGAGAGCATTGTCCTTAAAAAAACATAGAAGTGTTGTCCTTACTGAAAAGCTTATTGGCCAGCCAGAAGATCAGGCATACCAATATAAACAGTAA